From the genome of Saccopteryx bilineata isolate mSacBil1 chromosome 6, mSacBil1_pri_phased_curated, whole genome shotgun sequence, one region includes:
- the LOC136309557 gene encoding claudin-22-like: MASVFRTVAQLAGVSLSLLGWVLSCVTNYLPHWKNLNLDLNVMENWTMGLWQTCVIQEEGGMQCKDFDSFLALPVELRVARILMFLSNGLGFLGLLVSGSGLDCLRIGQGQQELKKRLLILGGVLFWTAGIAALVPVSWVAHMTVREFWDETVPEIVPRWEFGDALFIGWFAGFFLLLGGCLLNWAACSAPAPLASGHYAVAETQYLRQRLERKTSPLNI; the protein is encoded by the coding sequence ATGGCTTCAGTATTTAGAACTGTGGCACAATTAGCCGGAGTCTCGTTATCTTTGCTGGGGTGGGTTTTATCCTGTGTTACAAACTACCTGCCCCATTGGAAAAACCTCAACCTGGACTTGAATGTGATGGAAAACTGGACCATGGGACTTTGGCAAACCTGCGTCATCCAGGAGGAAGGTGGGATGCAATGCAAGGACTTTGATTCTTTCCTGGCTCTGCCCGTCGAACTCAGGGTCGCCAGGATTTTGATGTTCCTGTCCAACGGGCTGGGGTTTCTGGGCCTGCTGGTCTCTGGGTCTGGGCTGGACTGCCTGAGAATTGGACAGGGCCAGCAAGAGCTCAAGAAGCGACTGCTAATCCTGGGAGGAGTTCTGTTCTGGACAGCGGGCATCGCGGCCCTGGTGCCGGTCTCCTGGGTCGCCCACATGACCGTCCGGGAGTTCTGGGATGAGACCGTCCCAGAGATTGTGCCCAGGTGGGAGTTTGGGGATGCCCTCTTCATCGGCTGGTTCGCCGGGTTCTTTCTCCTGCTGGGAGGGTGTCTGCTAAACTGGGCAGCCTGTTCCGCCCCGGCTCCTCTGGCTTCGGGCCACTACGCAGTGGCAGAGACCCAGTATCTCCGTCAACGCCTGGAGAGAAAAACCAGCCCCTTGAACATCTGA
- the LOC136308831 gene encoding putative claudin-24: protein MALVFRAVMQLVGLLLSLLGWVLAIITTYLPHWKNLNLDLNEMENWTMGLWQTCVIQEEGGMQCKDFDSFLALPVELRIARILMFLSNGLGFLGLLVSGSGLDCLRIGQGQRELKKRLLILGGILFWTAGIAALVPVSWVAHMTVREFWDETVPEIVPRWEFGEALFIGWFAGVSLLLGGCLLNWAACSTPAFLASGHYAVAETQTQCPYLENGTADPKP, encoded by the coding sequence ATGGCTTTAGTCTTTAGAGCAGTAATGCAATTAGTCGGACTTTTATTATCTTTGCTGGGATGGGTGTTAGCCATTATTACAACTTATCTGCCCCATTGGAAAAACCTCAACCTGGActtgaatgaaatggaaaactgGACCATGGGACTCTGGCAAACCTGCGTCATCCAGGAGGAAGGTGGGATGCAATGCAAGGACTTTGATTCTTTCCTGGCTCTGCCCGTCGAACTCAGGATCGCCAGGATTTTGATGTTCCTGTCCAACGGGCTGGGGTTTCTGGGCCTGCTGGTCTCTGGGTCTGGGCTGGACTGTCTGAGAATTGGACAGGGCCAGCGAGAGCTCAAGAAGCGACTGCTAATCCTGGGAGGAATTCTGTTCTGGACAGCGGGCATCGCGGCCCTGGTGCCGGTCTCCTGGGTCGCCCACATGACTGTCCGGGAGTTCTGGGATGAGACCGTCCCAGAGATTGTGCCCAGGTGGGAGTTTGGGGAAGCCCTCTTCATCGGCTGGTTCGCTGGGGTCTCTCTCCTGCTGGGAGGGTGTCTGCTAAACTGGGCAGCCTGTTCCACCCCGGCTTTCCTGGCTTCGGGCCACTACGCAGTGGCAGAAACACAGACTCAGTGTCCGTACCTGGAAAATGGGACTGCAGATCCGAAACCATGA